One window from the genome of Chloroflexota bacterium encodes:
- the hflX gene encoding GTPase HflX — protein MELAEEQGQWSTTDSIEELRELAITAGAEVVGSTIQRLRAPNPTYYIGKGKVEELRILKNRLQYDFLIFDGELSPSQQRNLEETLGLKVIDHTGLILDIFAHRARTHEGRLQVELAQYQYLLPRLTGRWTHLSRQMGGIGARGGPGETQLEVDRRRVRERIRDLRREIEDVRKHRALYRQRRSQEGLPVVSLVGYTNAGKSTLLNALTDAGVFVEDRLFATLDPTTRRIRLPSGREVLLTDTVGFIQKLPPTVVAAFRATLEELHSADALIHIVDIMQSRALAQKETVKALLSELDLADKPSILVLNKIDKLLADNSSGKESISLARRLASPLASRLEMGERNVVLLSSLRGWGILELLARVEMLLMQASLKVTIMLPYDAQNLVSLFHQKGSVTEEEYTPKGTRLSGLLPSRLLPLFKPYIVR, from the coding sequence GTGGAGCTGGCTGAAGAACAAGGGCAGTGGTCAACAACCGATTCAATAGAGGAATTGAGGGAGTTGGCCATCACGGCTGGTGCCGAAGTAGTCGGCAGCACCATACAGAGGTTACGAGCTCCCAACCCGACTTACTATATAGGCAAGGGCAAGGTAGAAGAGCTACGTATTCTGAAGAATCGTCTGCAATACGATTTCCTTATTTTTGATGGTGAGCTCTCCCCGTCGCAGCAGAGAAACCTGGAAGAGACGCTCGGTCTCAAGGTTATAGACCACACTGGCCTCATTCTCGACATTTTTGCCCACCGTGCCCGCACCCATGAAGGGCGTTTGCAAGTAGAGCTGGCGCAATATCAATACCTCTTGCCCCGCCTAACTGGAAGGTGGACCCATCTATCCAGACAGATGGGTGGCATTGGGGCACGGGGGGGTCCGGGCGAGACACAGTTGGAGGTCGATCGTCGTCGGGTTAGGGAGCGTATCCGTGACTTGAGACGGGAGATTGAGGATGTACGGAAGCACCGGGCTCTGTATCGTCAGCGGAGGTCGCAAGAAGGGTTACCGGTAGTATCTTTGGTGGGGTATACAAATGCTGGCAAGTCAACTTTGCTCAATGCACTTACCGATGCTGGGGTGTTCGTTGAGGATCGGTTATTTGCTACCCTTGACCCAACGACGCGGCGCATTCGCTTGCCAAGTGGACGCGAGGTATTGTTGACTGATACGGTAGGTTTCATCCAAAAGCTGCCGCCAACAGTGGTGGCTGCTTTTAGAGCCACACTGGAGGAGCTCCATAGCGCTGATGCCTTGATTCACATTGTTGACATAATGCAATCAAGGGCCCTGGCTCAAAAGGAGACGGTTAAAGCGCTGCTGTCTGAGCTTGACTTGGCTGATAAGCCAAGCATTCTGGTTCTGAACAAGATCGACAAGCTGCTGGCGGATAATAGCTCAGGGAAAGAATCTATATCCCTGGCGCGGCGTCTAGCCTCCCCTCTAGCCAGTCGGCTTGAGATGGGGGAACGTAACGTCGTGCTTCTCTCGTCCCTTCGAGGATGGGGCATACTTGAGCTGCTAGCGAGGGTGGAGATGCTCCTGATGCAAGCCTCGCTGAAGGTGACGATAATGTTGCCCTATGATGCTCAGAACCTTGTTTCCTTGTTTCATCAAAAGGGGAGTGTAACAGAAGAAGAATACACTCCGAAAGGCACCCGTCTGAGCGGTCTTCTACCCTCACGATTATTGCCTCTCTTTAAACCGTATATCGTTCGCTAG
- the mnmE gene encoding tRNA uridine-5-carboxymethylaminomethyl(34) synthesis GTPase MnmE, which yields MLSDTIAAISTPIGESGIGIIRISGPDALRILRDLFVPKRRIDILPYHLRYGHIVDSATRETIDEVLAIYMPAPYTYTREDIVEINCHGGPVPLQSILTLVLHCGARLAKPGEFTLRAFLNGRIDLAQSESVMDIVRAKTAASLRVAVGQLGGHLSKEIRSLRQQIMNLLAYLTATIDFAEDEIPEQDAETPLKQIQQRLEELLKNADVGMVYRQGVRTVIIGRPNVGKSSILNALLRESRAIVTPIPGTTRDTLEEVINLRGLPVVLVDTAGLTATDDLVERLGVERSRKAIAQADLVLLIIDGSVPLQSYDREIVSTLEDKPAIIVLNKSDLPLAINLAEIEALLPTFPKVHISALTGQGLADLETAIIEAIFAGRVVTSDTLLISNPRHKDVLYRVERHLCAALDGLTAGLPADFIAIDLTAAANALGEITGETVTDDLLETIFSHFCIGK from the coding sequence ATGCTTAGCGATACTATTGCTGCTATCTCCACGCCGATCGGGGAATCAGGTATCGGCATTATCCGTATCAGCGGACCCGACGCCCTGCGCATCCTTCGTGACCTATTCGTCCCTAAACGTAGAATTGATATTTTACCGTACCATCTGCGCTATGGCCACATAGTCGATTCAGCCACAAGGGAGACGATCGATGAGGTGCTGGCAATCTACATGCCAGCACCTTACACCTATACCCGTGAGGACATCGTCGAGATCAACTGTCACGGTGGCCCTGTACCACTCCAAAGCATCCTTACGCTGGTACTGCATTGTGGAGCACGCTTAGCCAAGCCTGGCGAATTCACCTTAAGGGCATTCCTCAATGGGCGCATCGACCTGGCTCAATCTGAGTCGGTGATGGATATCGTACGCGCCAAGACGGCTGCTAGCCTACGCGTGGCCGTTGGCCAGCTCGGAGGGCACCTCTCCAAGGAGATTCGGTCGCTTCGTCAACAGATTATGAATCTCCTGGCCTACCTTACGGCCACCATCGACTTCGCCGAGGATGAAATTCCCGAACAGGATGCGGAAACGCCTCTGAAGCAGATTCAACAACGTTTAGAGGAGCTACTTAAGAATGCTGATGTCGGAATGGTCTACCGCCAGGGGGTTCGAACAGTCATCATCGGCCGCCCTAATGTGGGCAAATCGAGTATCTTAAATGCTCTCTTGCGAGAGAGCCGGGCCATCGTCACGCCCATACCAGGTACGACTAGAGACACTTTGGAAGAGGTGATCAATCTACGCGGGCTACCTGTGGTCTTGGTAGATACGGCTGGCCTCACGGCCACTGATGATCTCGTAGAACGTTTGGGGGTAGAGCGCAGTCGCAAAGCCATAGCCCAGGCTGATCTGGTATTACTGATTATAGATGGCAGCGTTCCCCTCCAATCTTACGATCGGGAGATCGTTTCCACCTTGGAAGATAAACCGGCTATCATCGTTCTGAATAAATCAGATTTGCCGCTGGCCATCAATTTGGCCGAGATAGAGGCGCTACTACCTACGTTTCCCAAAGTGCACATTTCGGCGCTAACCGGTCAGGGTTTGGCCGACCTAGAAACAGCGATCATCGAGGCCATCTTTGCTGGTAGAGTAGTGACCTCTGACACCCTCCTCATCAGCAACCCGCGCCACAAAGATGTCCTCTATCGCGTGGAGAGACACTTGTGCGCCGCCCTAGATGGGCTAACAGCAGGGCTACCGGCCGACTTCATCGCTATTGACCTCACGGCAGCAGCTAACGCCCTGGGAGAGATCACCGGCGAAACAGTAACTGATGACCTCCTGGAGACCATTTTCAGCCATTTTTGCATTGGAAAGTAG
- the thiC gene encoding phosphomethylpyrimidine synthase ThiC, with protein sequence MTQIEMARRGEITAATRMVAEDEGVAVEVIQQGMAEGMIVIPCNVNHKGLLPLGIGKGLRTKINANIGTSSDYPEMEPELEKVRAAAEAGADTVMDLSTGGDIDATRRGVLGLFNKPVGTVPIYQAAIEAINDQGTIVAMTVDGLFDTIERQARDGVDFITVHCGVTQETIRRLKSEGRVADIVSRGGAFLVGWMLYHERENPLFEEYDRLLEIAYRYDVTLSLGDGLRPGCLADATDRAQTQELIILGELVERARKANVQAMVEGPGHVPLDQIAANVQLQKRICKGAPFYVLGPLVTDVAPGYDHITAAIGGAIAAASGADFLCYVTPAEHLGLPNVDDVREGVIAARIAAHAADIVKGVRGASDWDLQMSRARKALDWERQIALAIDPVRPRHLREMHRLHDQEVCSMCGQFCAMKLVSATLGVEKIRC encoded by the coding sequence ATGACACAGATAGAGATGGCACGGCGGGGAGAGATAACGGCGGCGACGCGAATGGTGGCTGAGGATGAGGGTGTTGCTGTTGAAGTTATCCAACAGGGTATGGCTGAGGGAATGATAGTCATCCCTTGCAATGTCAATCATAAGGGCTTGCTACCGCTGGGTATCGGCAAGGGCTTACGAACAAAGATCAATGCCAATATCGGTACCTCCTCAGATTACCCCGAGATGGAGCCGGAGCTGGAGAAGGTGCGGGCAGCGGCTGAGGCTGGAGCCGATACTGTTATGGATCTGAGCACGGGTGGTGATATTGATGCTACACGGCGCGGTGTGTTGGGCCTTTTTAATAAGCCGGTAGGAACCGTCCCCATCTATCAGGCTGCCATCGAGGCTATCAATGACCAGGGCACGATCGTCGCGATGACAGTTGATGGCCTCTTTGATACCATTGAAAGACAGGCACGCGATGGCGTCGATTTCATAACGGTTCACTGTGGTGTCACCCAAGAGACGATCAGACGGCTTAAGTCCGAGGGGCGTGTGGCCGATATCGTCTCACGCGGTGGTGCTTTTCTGGTGGGATGGATGCTTTACCATGAAAGAGAAAATCCCCTCTTTGAAGAGTATGATCGCTTGTTGGAGATAGCCTATCGCTATGATGTTACCCTTAGCCTGGGGGACGGACTTCGTCCCGGCTGTTTGGCTGATGCTACGGATCGAGCCCAAACCCAGGAGTTAATCATCTTGGGAGAATTAGTTGAGCGAGCCAGAAAGGCGAATGTCCAGGCGATGGTCGAAGGTCCAGGCCATGTGCCACTTGATCAGATTGCGGCAAATGTGCAATTGCAGAAGCGCATCTGTAAGGGCGCACCATTCTACGTTCTTGGCCCTCTAGTAACCGATGTAGCCCCAGGCTACGATCATATTACAGCGGCCATAGGGGGAGCGATCGCCGCGGCCAGTGGGGCTGACTTCTTGTGTTACGTTACGCCGGCGGAACATCTGGGCTTGCCGAATGTCGATGATGTGCGTGAGGGGGTTATTGCGGCCCGCATTGCCGCTCACGCAGCTGATATCGTCAAGGGCGTGAGAGGTGCCAGCGATTGGGATCTCCAGATGTCTCGCGCGCGTAAAGCGCTTGATTGGGAGCGGCAGATAGCCCTGGCTATCGACCCAGTGAGACCCCGTCATCTAAGAGAAATGCATCGGCTGCACGATCAGGAGGTATGTAGTATGTGCGGACAGTTCTGCGCCATGAAGTTGGTCAGTGCTACCCTTGGGGTGGAGAAAATAAGGTGCTAA
- the thiE gene encoding thiamine phosphate synthase has translation MRGSLELQVILDSRFSRGRSLVEVAREAIAGGATAIQLRGKEFTTRQLLKVGQEIRQVTHRAGMLFIVNDRADVALALEADGVHLGQDDLPAGLARKILGEDRLIGISVGYVAEALQAEREGADYVSVGSIFATISKDDAGEPTGPALIKEVKRAVRIPVVAIGGINANNVLEVIISGADGVAVISAVVSASDVREASYRLRQAITAALKLRSG, from the coding sequence ATGAGAGGAAGTTTAGAATTACAAGTCATACTAGATAGCAGATTCTCTCGTGGTCGTAGCCTGGTGGAGGTGGCGCGGGAGGCCATCGCTGGCGGTGCTACGGCCATCCAGTTGCGTGGTAAGGAATTTACCACACGGCAATTACTAAAGGTTGGACAGGAAATACGGCAGGTTACCCATCGGGCAGGGATGCTCTTCATCGTAAATGACCGCGCAGACGTAGCCCTGGCCCTGGAGGCCGATGGTGTGCATCTAGGACAGGATGACCTTCCAGCCGGGTTGGCCCGGAAAATCCTGGGCGAAGATCGCCTCATCGGAATATCTGTTGGCTATGTGGCCGAAGCCTTGCAAGCAGAAAGGGAGGGGGCCGATTACGTCAGCGTTGGCTCTATCTTCGCTACGATCAGCAAAGATGACGCCGGCGAGCCAACGGGCCCTGCTTTGATCAAAGAGGTTAAGCGGGCCGTCCGCATACCGGTAGTGGCCATCGGGGGCATCAATGCAAATAATGTCTTAGAAGTGATCATTTCCGGGGCCGATGGGGTAGCAGTCATTTCAGCCGTGGTAAGTGCCTCGGATGTCAGAGAGGCTTCCTACCGATTGCGTCAGGCTATAACCGCAGCGTTGAAACTTCGCTCAGGATAA
- a CDS encoding prephenate dehydrogenase/arogenate dehydrogenase family protein, translating to MAHITIIGLGLIGGSLGLALQRTKLGYEIIGHDLDPGTAAEARKRGAIDKAEWNLPAAVSKATLVIIATPVGAVKDTLRDIATYLPRGCVVTDTASTKQQVLAWADEMLPEGVSFVGGHPMAGKEVSGIAAADPDLFIGCTYCLLPSPGATAEAVSLVANLVSAIGAKPYFIDPVEHDSFVAAISHLPFILSTALVNTTAHSPAWREISRLAAGGFHDASRLASGDPIMYRDICLTNRDGLLRWMETFLHELEDMRQLIASGDERLEMVFQEAKEARDKWQSSKSEEWPGVAETLSPGEQMRHMFLGGKHPSSKRPKER from the coding sequence TCCTTGGGGTTGGCTTTACAACGAACTAAGTTGGGGTATGAAATCATTGGCCATGATTTAGATCCTGGTACGGCTGCTGAAGCGCGCAAGCGAGGAGCCATTGATAAAGCCGAATGGAACCTTCCTGCGGCTGTATCCAAGGCCACTTTAGTCATCATCGCTACACCCGTGGGGGCCGTTAAGGATACACTGCGAGATATCGCCACCTATCTGCCTAGGGGCTGTGTAGTTACGGATACGGCTAGCACAAAACAGCAAGTATTGGCTTGGGCTGACGAGATGCTACCGGAAGGAGTGAGCTTCGTTGGTGGTCATCCGATGGCTGGCAAGGAAGTTTCAGGTATAGCCGCGGCAGATCCGGACCTATTCATCGGCTGTACCTATTGTCTGCTTCCCTCCCCTGGGGCGACTGCCGAGGCCGTCAGTCTTGTGGCCAACTTGGTTTCTGCCATTGGAGCCAAGCCTTATTTCATCGATCCGGTTGAGCACGACAGCTTCGTGGCAGCTATCAGTCATCTGCCGTTTATCCTCTCCACCGCTTTAGTCAACACAACGGCTCATAGTCCGGCTTGGCGTGAGATCAGCCGTCTGGCGGCCGGTGGCTTCCATGATGCCTCACGTCTGGCCAGCGGTGATCCCATAATGTACCGTGATATCTGCTTGACGAATCGTGACGGCCTGCTACGCTGGATGGAGACCTTCCTTCACGAATTGGAGGATATGCGCCAGTTGATCGCCAGCGGTGATGAGAGACTAGAGATGGTCTTTCAAGAGGCAAAAGAGGCACGCGATAAGTGGCAAAGCAGTAAATCTGAGGAATGGCCAGGTGTGGCAGAGACGCTCAGCCCTGGCGAGCAGATGCGGCATATGTTCTTGGGCGGAAAGCATCCATCATCAAAGCGGCCGAAGGAACGTTAG
- a CDS encoding sulfide-dependent adenosine diphosphate thiazole synthase — protein MPLFHSVAEKDVTRAIVSSFLRQFEQYADSDVIIVGAGPSGLVAGKELAARRLKVLIVERNNYLGGGFWIGGYLMNKVTLRAPAETMLDELGVPYEEAVEGLYVADGPHACSKLIAAACDAGVKFANMTIFDDIVLREGNRVAGVVVNWTPIAALPREITCVDPVALEAKVVIDATGHDACVVRRLEERGLTRTVGFGAMWVEMSEDLVVEHTGEVHPGLVVAGMAVSTTYGLPRMGPTFGAMLLSGKRAAEVVMGILEGITVA, from the coding sequence ATGCCATTGTTTCATTCGGTTGCGGAAAAGGATGTCACCAGGGCCATCGTAAGTAGCTTTCTCCGTCAATTCGAGCAATACGCTGATAGTGATGTCATCATTGTTGGGGCCGGCCCCAGCGGCTTGGTAGCTGGCAAGGAGCTGGCGGCGCGAAGGCTTAAGGTGTTGATCGTTGAACGAAACAACTACCTAGGGGGCGGCTTCTGGATCGGTGGCTACCTTATGAACAAAGTTACCCTGCGTGCTCCGGCCGAGACCATGCTCGATGAGCTCGGTGTGCCCTATGAAGAGGCCGTCGAAGGTCTGTATGTAGCTGACGGTCCCCATGCCTGCTCGAAGCTCATTGCGGCGGCCTGTGATGCGGGCGTGAAGTTCGCTAATATGACCATCTTCGATGATATTGTTCTGCGGGAGGGGAACCGTGTTGCGGGCGTCGTCGTGAACTGGACACCTATTGCGGCCTTGCCTCGAGAGATCACCTGTGTTGATCCGGTGGCTCTAGAAGCGAAGGTTGTCATTGATGCTACAGGGCATGATGCTTGTGTGGTTCGTCGCCTCGAGGAGCGTGGGCTCACTCGTACCGTTGGTTTTGGGGCTATGTGGGTAGAAATGTCGGAGGATCTGGTCGTCGAGCATACCGGAGAGGTGCATCCTGGGCTTGTGGTGGCTGGAATGGCCGTGTCTACCACGTACGGACTGCCCCGTATGGGCCCGACCTTCGGGGCCATGCTGCTCTCTGGCAAGCGAGCCGCCGAGGTAGTAATGGGTATTCTGGAAGGGATCACAGTCGCTTAA
- the miaA gene encoding tRNA (adenosine(37)-N6)-dimethylallyltransferase MiaA, giving the protein MLGQATSGPELIALVGPTGVGKSELAISLAPGLNAEIVSADSRQIYRYMDIGTAKPTLEDQARVPHHLIDIVDPDEIYTLAMYQEEALHCIDGIIKHGCVPLLVGGTGLYVRAVVEGLQIPHVAPNPKVRAELEEKARTCGPEALYQELSRVDPAAAAKIDPQNLRRIIRALEVYHLTGQPISHLQRADGSRYRVLMIGLTMPREELYHRIDARVDRMIARGLVEEVKRLVAMSYGYELPAMSGLGYKQIGSYLRGEIGLDEAIKMIKYQTHRLARQQYMWFRLSDPKIRWLEQGPEAASAAYRLTRAFLSGTGSI; this is encoded by the coding sequence ATGCTGGGGCAGGCTACGTCTGGGCCAGAATTGATCGCTTTAGTTGGGCCGACCGGTGTGGGGAAGAGTGAACTGGCTATATCACTGGCCCCAGGATTAAACGCCGAAATAGTCTCTGCTGACTCACGTCAAATCTACCGCTACATGGATATTGGTACGGCCAAGCCCACCTTAGAAGATCAGGCCCGTGTACCTCACCATCTAATTGACATTGTAGACCCAGATGAGATCTATACCCTAGCAATGTACCAGGAGGAAGCCTTACATTGTATAGATGGGATCATCAAGCATGGGTGTGTTCCTCTGTTGGTTGGCGGCACAGGGCTATACGTCCGGGCAGTGGTCGAGGGTTTGCAGATCCCCCACGTTGCCCCCAACCCCAAGGTGCGTGCCGAGTTGGAAGAGAAGGCCAGAACCTGTGGCCCTGAAGCACTCTATCAAGAGTTATCAAGAGTAGACCCGGCAGCTGCCGCTAAGATAGATCCACAGAACCTGCGACGCATAATTCGCGCCTTGGAGGTGTATCATCTGACCGGACAGCCCATCTCCCATCTTCAACGAGCTGATGGATCACGCTACCGCGTACTGATGATTGGTCTGACCATGCCGCGGGAGGAACTATACCATCGTATAGATGCGAGGGTCGACCGAATGATTGCCCGAGGGCTAGTCGAGGAGGTTAAGCGTCTCGTAGCAATGAGTTATGGCTATGAGCTGCCGGCGATGAGTGGTCTGGGCTACAAGCAGATTGGCTCATACCTGCGGGGTGAGATCGGCCTGGATGAGGCCATCAAAATGATTAAGTACCAGACACATCGCCTTGCTCGCCAACAGTATATGTGGTTTCGCCTAAGTGACCCTAAGATTCGCTGGCTTGAGCAAGGACCCGAGGCGGCTTCCGCAGCTTACCGCCTTACCCGTGCCTTTCTGAGCGGTACGGGGTCTATTTGA
- a CDS encoding tyrosine-type recombinase/integrase: MTTESPAYPTITEAIQLFRQSIAGKSQKTIQTYTTALNRLQEYLNQQTPDNLHTAELPADLLEDFYLWLIKTYGRDQRFTVATYVAGVRAFVRFLSRRNLLPAGLSFEQMRDNLREVMGKSGYKTPRVDKGLPLLVVYVNNLPVPGKPPKRLEILRDKAIVNTLYSTGMRRGEVSSLNREDLDDGRSTQAIITGKGHKERVVFFDNPTLEVIRTYLAARNDRYSPLFIRHDKGRGKPKKNGTNFRLSPQSIWQTVKRYAHLAGVNVSTHDFRHTKASVMLNKGAKLSEVQDILGHASPETTKKIYAHYEISHLRQAFDRYSISATELAAEIEKGRG, from the coding sequence ATGACTACCGAGTCCCCAGCCTACCCCACTATCACCGAGGCTATCCAGTTATTCAGGCAATCCATCGCTGGCAAATCTCAGAAGACCATCCAAACCTATACCACCGCCCTCAACCGCCTTCAGGAGTATTTGAATCAGCAAACACCCGATAATTTGCACACCGCCGAACTGCCAGCTGATCTCCTCGAAGATTTCTACCTCTGGTTAATAAAAACTTATGGCCGAGATCAACGTTTCACTGTGGCCACCTATGTGGCCGGTGTGCGGGCCTTCGTTCGCTTCCTGTCTCGTCGCAACCTCTTGCCCGCTGGACTCTCCTTTGAACAGATGAGAGATAACCTACGAGAAGTAATGGGTAAATCTGGTTATAAGACCCCTCGGGTGGACAAGGGGCTTCCACTTCTCGTAGTTTATGTCAACAATTTGCCCGTTCCCGGCAAGCCGCCCAAGCGCCTCGAAATTTTGCGTGACAAGGCCATCGTTAATACCCTCTATTCTACGGGGATGCGCCGTGGTGAAGTCTCTTCGCTAAATCGTGAAGACTTAGATGATGGACGGTCAACGCAGGCCATAATTACAGGTAAGGGACACAAGGAACGTGTCGTCTTCTTCGATAACCCAACCCTAGAAGTTATACGGACCTATCTCGCCGCTCGTAATGACCGTTACTCTCCTCTTTTCATTCGCCACGATAAGGGCCGTGGGAAACCGAAGAAGAATGGCACCAACTTTCGACTCTCGCCTCAATCTATCTGGCAGACAGTCAAACGCTACGCCCATCTTGCAGGCGTTAATGTCAGCACCCACGATTTTCGCCATACTAAGGCTAGTGTTATGTTAAACAAGGGAGCCAAACTCTCCGAGGTTCAAGATATCCTTGGCCACGCCTCACCAGAGACCACCAAGAAGATCTACGCTCACTACGAGATATCCCATCTCAGACAAGCCTTCGACCGTTATAGTATCTCAGCAACCGAACTGGCTGCCGAGATCGAAAAGGGGAGGGGCTAA